AGCGGGGCGTCGACAAGGTGCAGCTCTGGCGGGCGCACCGCGAGACCGGGACCGGGTCGGAGACCTACCGCCCCGCGCTCATCCGCAGACCCTTCGTCGCGATCCCTCGCGTCCTCCAGGTCCTCGTCAACCTGTTCTTCAAATTCATCGCGCACGATGATCCGCCCTACGGGTGGCTGACCGAGAAGGTGGTGCGCCTCGTCCTGAACGTCTTCGTCCCCAAAAAGGAGACGAAGGAGTTCCGGGGCTCCTGGCACGAGATCCTGCCGATGGACAATGGAGTCTCGGACGAGCTCGTCCCCACGGACTTCACCGAGTTCTTCATCGACATCGATCAGGCCGCGGAAGTGATGAAGCTGCTCGAGGGTTATTTCAATCCCGATCCCTCGGACAAGGAGGGGGTCCAGGACGCGAAGGGAATGGGGCGCACCGGCCCGTATGCCTTCGAGATCTACGCGGGCTTCGCGAGCTCCTTCTGGATGAGCCCCAGCCATGGGAGGCACTCCATCCGGGTGGACGTGTTCTGGTTCCGCACGGACAAGGAGCACGCCCGGGAGAACTTCTACGAGCGGTTCTGGGAGCTGCTCGCGCCGTTCGGCTTCCGCCTCCATTGGGGCAAGTTCCTGCCGAAGCCAGACTCCCTGACGGGGGTCGAATACCTGCGCCGGCAATACCCCATGTGGGACAGGTTCATGGAGGTGCGCCAGCGCATGGATCCGGATGGCGTCTTCCTGAGCAGGTATTGGAAGGAGCACCTTGGCATCGAGCCCGCCCTGGCGCGCTCGACGCCCGTGGGTAGTATCGCCTCCTCTTGCTCTGGGGAGTCCGCATGACACGGTCGTTCTCCTGGTCGCTCGCGCTGGCGTCGCTCACGCTCTGTTCCTGCCACTTCGCGAGGACCGACTTCATCCTCGAGACGCTGAACAAGCCCGCGGAGAAGGGCGAGCCCGGGCCATCGGTGACGGTGACCGAGCGGGTGGGGCGGCTGACGAGGGATCACCTGGCCGACGCGTACCTGGCGCCGGCCACGGTGGCGGGCTGGATGTCGGAGCTGGGCAGGTCGCCCGCGCCCCTCGTCACCCTGGTGGACTGTCTGACCCACGCGGCGGGGGCCGACACCGGCCCCTGCTACCAGGGCTTCTTCGACACCGCGACGAAGTCGCCCTGGGGACTGCCCGAGGTACCCAAGACGGTGGAGCCCGCCGCTCCCGACGCGGCGGAGGTCGACGCGGCCCGCTTCCTGGCGAACGCCGTGTCGATCGCCCCCTCGCTGGCGGCGCTCCAGCAGGCCGTGGGCAAGCCGTTCGGCAAGGAGGAGCTCGAGAAGGGAATCCAGGAGGGGGCCGAGGCCGCCGCGCAGTACATCCATGCCCGCCGGTGGCACCGCGAGCTCCAGCGTCCCTCCACCGCGCTCGTGCTGAGCGGTGGAGCGGCCAACGGGGCCTTCTCCGCCGGGGCGCTCTGGCGGCTGCTGGGCATCCTCGAGCAGTGCCGGGGGAAGGCCACCCCCGAGGGATGTGGCGACGCGGGGATCGACCTGGTGGCCGGGGCCAGCACGGGCTCGCTCATCGGGACGCTGATCGATCTGTTCCACACGCCGGGACAGGAGCACGCCGCGCGCGAGCTGCTCGTGAGCAACTACACCTGCTCGGTGGAGTCGGACCTGTACTGCGTCAACTCGGCGTGGGACTGGGAGCTCGTGGACGATGTCCGCGGGCTGGTGCGCTTCGACGGCATCCAGAACAAGCTGAAGGCCGCCGTCACCCCCGCCATGCTCACCAACCACACGGAGCTCGTCTCCGTCTCCGTGGACTACGCCACCGGTGACATCCAGGGCATCAGCGATCAGGATCCCTCGGACTTCCCCGCCACCGCGAGCGAAGCGGAGCGCGTCGAGGGCTTCATCCAGGCCGTCATGGCCTCCATCGTCGAGCCGGTGCTCGCGGAGCCGGTGGACTGGGTGCCCTCGAAGTCCGGCAGGATGCGCGGGACGTTCGTGGATGGTGGGGTGCGCTCGGGACTGCCGTTGCTCCAGGCGGTGCAGCGGGGCGCCGAGCGCGTGCTGGTCATCTCCACCGCGGGGATCGATCCCGAGCGGGTTGCCAACCCACCGCATGCCTTCGGCGTGCTGAT
This is a stretch of genomic DNA from Archangium violaceum. It encodes these proteins:
- a CDS encoding patatin-like phospholipase family protein, producing MTRSFSWSLALASLTLCSCHFARTDFILETLNKPAEKGEPGPSVTVTERVGRLTRDHLADAYLAPATVAGWMSELGRSPAPLVTLVDCLTHAAGADTGPCYQGFFDTATKSPWGLPEVPKTVEPAAPDAAEVDAARFLANAVSIAPSLAALQQAVGKPFGKEELEKGIQEGAEAAAQYIHARRWHRELQRPSTALVLSGGAANGAFSAGALWRLLGILEQCRGKATPEGCGDAGIDLVAGASTGSLIGTLIDLFHTPGQEHAARELLVSNYTCSVESDLYCVNSAWDWELVDDVRGLVRFDGIQNKLKAAVTPAMLTNHTELVSVSVDYATGDIQGISDQDPSDFPATASEAERVEGFIQAVMASIVEPVLAEPVDWVPSKSGRMRGTFVDGGVRSGLPLLQAVQRGAERVLVISTAGIDPERVANPPHAFGVLMRTLDLFVAQPRVGEVQQGEMAAVARRFTEYNLCMERLAGVASRANVTKFCTRTGAGFSPPALVGGVEVATSPWMGPARFEQVASSWRSAWMYRPEATLETASGYAFTPEVMRPLFLQGVSTFQARCQEILRLFEIRGTLAANECKRPAEEVLKQAEETFAPMRQCMANKPEQRKCR